The proteins below are encoded in one region of Neofelis nebulosa isolate mNeoNeb1 chromosome 17, mNeoNeb1.pri, whole genome shotgun sequence:
- the C17H19orf81 gene encoding putative uncharacterized protein C19orf81 homolog, translating into MWSQPSSSSMVFPRGFKEKKEEAAVERRSWRGWASQGSSPHPPETSLTRLPRMLQEVETLCSSTTGNPSMHREAGALLVDMETLEETQTRSLGRPVRSSKQYLRQVIAEYEALDRELPCLRRFPTPPAAQPLCLCMETSPEEDFTHLEVLEALEAELPGAMESGRVTSIRFENTNVICGTAGCRDRWLITVADFQTRSRLLRCGLRLRGLGHPLVRHDELLLADYRLHLRRSLVRRRMLEALGAEPTAEV; encoded by the exons ATGTGGTCTCAGCCTTCCAGTTCTTCCATGGTTTTCCCCCGGGGCttcaaagagaagaaggaggaggcggCCGTGGAGAGAAGGAGCTGGAGAGGGTGGGCGAGTCAGGGTTCTTCTCCCCATCCTCCTGAGACATCCCTCACCCGCCTTCCCAGGATGCTGCAAGAGGTGGAGACCCTGTGCTCCTCCACCACCGGCAACCCCAGCATGCACAGGGAGGCAG GAGCCCTCCTTGTGGACATGGAGACCCTAGAGGAGACGCAGACTCGGAGCCTGGGCAGGCCTGTCAGATCCTC GAAGCAGTACCTGCGTCAGGTCATTGCAGAATACGAGGCGCTGGACCGAGAGCTACCATGCCTCCGGAGGTTTCCCACACCGCCCGCTGCCCAGCCTCTCTGTCTGTGCATGGAGACCTCG CCAGAGGAGGACTTTACCCATCTGGAGGTGCTGGAGGCTCTGGAGGCCGAGTTACCCGGAGCCATGGAGAGCGGGCGCGTGACCAGTATCCGTTTTGAAAATACGAACGTCATCTGTGGGACGGCGGGGTGCCGGGACAG GTGGCTCATCACGGTCGCGGACTTCCAGACTCGCTCGCGTCTGCTGCGCTGCGGCCTCCGCCTCCGCGGGCTCGGGCACCCGCTGGTGCGCCACGACGAGCTGCTGCTGGCCGATTACCGCCTGCACCTGCGCCGCTCCCTGGTCCGGCGGCGCATGCTCGAGGCCCTGGGGGCGGAGCCGACCGCGGAAGTCTAA